The following are from one region of the Microbacterium paraoxydans genome:
- the rplE gene encoding 50S ribosomal protein L5 — protein MATTDAAVAGKIQPRLKAKYNAEIKKALQDEFGYENVMQIPGLVKVVVNTGVGEAARDSKVIDGAVDDLTKITGQKPIVTKARKSIAQFKLREGQAIGAHVTLRGDRAWEFVDRLVSLALPRIRDFRGLSAKQFDGNGNYTFGLQEQSVFHEIDQDKIDRVRGFDITVVTSAKTDDEGRALLRHLGFPFRADDAQA, from the coding sequence ATGGCAACGACCGACGCTGCGGTGGCTGGCAAGATCCAGCCCCGCCTGAAGGCGAAGTACAACGCCGAGATCAAGAAGGCTCTGCAGGACGAGTTCGGCTACGAGAACGTCATGCAGATCCCCGGCCTGGTCAAGGTCGTCGTGAACACCGGTGTCGGCGAGGCTGCTCGCGACAGCAAGGTGATCGATGGTGCGGTCGACGACCTCACCAAGATCACCGGCCAGAAGCCGATCGTCACCAAGGCCCGCAAGTCCATCGCGCAGTTCAAGCTGCGTGAGGGCCAGGCCATCGGTGCGCACGTCACCCTCCGTGGCGACCGTGCGTGGGAGTTCGTGGACCGCCTGGTCTCGCTCGCGCTGCCCCGCATCCGCGACTTCCGCGGTCTGTCGGCCAAGCAGTTCGACGGCAACGGCAACTACACCTTCGGTCTCCAGGAGCAGAGCGTGTTCCACGAGATCGATCAGGACAAGATCGACCGCGTCCGTGGTTTCGACATCACCGTCGTGACCTCGGCGAAGACGGACGACGAGGGCCGGGCACTGCTCCGTCACCTCGGCTTCCCGTTCCGCGCGGACGACGCCCAGGCGTGA
- the rplX gene encoding 50S ribosomal protein L24 — protein sequence MAKIKKGDLVQVISGAKPERGGDRGKQGKVLDVLVEQNRVVVEGVNYVTKHTRVGQTQRGTKTGGLETVEAPIHISNVALVDPSTKKPTKVGHRVEEQTKDGVKRTVRVRFAKKSGKDL from the coding sequence ATGGCGAAGATCAAGAAGGGCGACCTGGTTCAGGTCATCTCGGGCGCCAAGCCCGAGCGTGGTGGCGACCGCGGCAAGCAGGGCAAGGTCCTCGACGTCCTCGTCGAGCAGAACCGTGTCGTCGTCGAAGGCGTCAACTACGTCACCAAGCACACGCGCGTCGGTCAGACGCAGCGTGGCACGAAGACGGGTGGCCTCGAGACCGTCGAGGCGCCCATCCACATCTCGAACGTCGCACTCGTCGACCCCTCGACCAAGAAGCCGACCAAGGTCGGCCACCGGGTCGAGGAGCAGACCAAGGACGGCGTGAAGCGCACCGTCCGCGTGCGCTTCGCGAAGAAGAGCGGTAAGGACCTCTGA
- the rplN gene encoding 50S ribosomal protein L14, with the protein MIQQESRLKVADNTGAKELLTIRVLGGSRRRYAGLGDTIVATVKDAIPGGNVKKGDVVKAVIVRTKKETRRPDGSYIKFDENAAVILKNDGEPRGTRIFGPVGRELRDKKFMKIVSLAPEVI; encoded by the coding sequence GTGATTCAGCAGGAGTCCCGTCTCAAGGTCGCCGACAACACCGGCGCCAAGGAGCTGCTCACGATCCGCGTCCTCGGTGGCTCGCGCCGCCGGTACGCCGGTCTGGGCGACACCATCGTCGCGACCGTCAAGGACGCGATCCCCGGTGGCAACGTCAAGAAGGGCGACGTCGTCAAGGCGGTCATCGTCCGCACCAAGAAGGAGACCCGTCGTCCCGACGGCTCCTACATCAAGTTCGACGAGAACGCCGCCGTCATCCTGAAGAACGACGGGGAGCCCCGCGGCACCCGTATCTTCGGGCCGGTCGGCCGTGAGCTTCGCGACAAGAAGTTCATGAAGATCGTCTCGCTGGCACCGGAGGTCATCTGA
- the rpsQ gene encoding 30S ribosomal protein S17, producing the protein MATKKEAAVEAEHAAHDVRDADARGYRKARRGYVVSDKMDKTIVVEVEDRVKHPLYGKVIRRTSKVKAHDEANSAGIGDLVLINETRPLSATKRWRLVEILEKAK; encoded by the coding sequence ATGGCCACCAAGAAGGAAGCCGCCGTCGAGGCTGAGCACGCCGCTCACGACGTGCGCGACGCCGACGCCCGCGGGTACCGCAAGGCCCGTCGTGGCTATGTCGTCAGCGACAAGATGGACAAGACGATCGTCGTCGAGGTCGAGGACCGCGTGAAGCACCCGCTTTACGGCAAGGTCATCCGCCGCACGTCGAAGGTCAAGGCGCACGATGAGGCGAACTCCGCCGGCATCGGCGACCTGGTCCTGATCAACGAGACCCGCCCGCTGAGCGCCACCAAGCGCTGGCGTCTGGTGGAGATTCTGGAGAAGGCCAAGTGA
- the rpmC gene encoding 50S ribosomal protein L29 → MAIGTKELAPAELDTFEDQRLVEELRKAKEELFNLRFQSATGQLESHGRIRAVKRDIARLYTVIRERELGIRATPAPVEAPAKKATKSKAKKADAAEDAPKEEAE, encoded by the coding sequence ATGGCGATCGGCACCAAGGAGCTCGCTCCGGCAGAGCTCGACACGTTCGAAGACCAGCGCCTCGTTGAGGAGCTGCGCAAGGCCAAGGAGGAGCTGTTCAACCTCCGTTTCCAGTCGGCCACCGGCCAGCTGGAGAGCCACGGCCGCATCCGCGCCGTCAAGCGCGACATCGCGCGCCTCTACACGGTGATCCGCGAGCGCGAGCTGGGCATCCGTGCGACGCCCGCTCCGGTCGAGGCTCCCGCGAAGAAGGCGACCAAGTCGAAGGCGAAGAAGGCGGACGCCGCCGAGGACGCCCCGAAGGAAGAGGCTGAGTGA
- the rplP gene encoding 50S ribosomal protein L16 — protein sequence MLIPRKVKYRKQHHPGRSGQATGGTKVSFGEFGIQALTPAYVTNRQIESARIAMTRHIKRGGKVWINIYPDRPLTKKPAETRMGSGKGSPEWWVANVKPGRVLFEVAGVDEQLAREALTRAIHKLPLKARIIKREEGDA from the coding sequence ATGCTCATCCCCCGTAAGGTCAAGTACCGCAAGCAGCACCACCCGGGGCGCTCGGGTCAGGCCACCGGCGGCACGAAGGTCTCCTTCGGCGAGTTCGGCATCCAGGCCCTCACCCCCGCGTACGTGACGAACCGTCAGATCGAGTCCGCTCGTATCGCGATGACCCGTCACATCAAGCGTGGCGGCAAGGTGTGGATCAACATCTACCCGGACCGTCCGCTCACGAAGAAGCCTGCCGAGACCCGCATGGGTTCCGGTAAGGGTTCCCCCGAGTGGTGGGTCGCCAACGTCAAGCCGGGCCGCGTCCTCTTCGAGGTCGCGGGTGTCGACGAGCAGCTCGCTCGCGAGGCACTGACCCGTGCAATCCACAAGCTGCCGCTCAAGGCACGCATCATCAAGCGCGAGGAGGGCGACGCGTAA
- the rpsC gene encoding 30S ribosomal protein S3 → MGQKVNPYGFRLGITTDHVSRWFSDSTKPGQRYADYVAEDIKIRRLLQTQLDRAGVSNIEIERTRDRVRVDIHTARPGIVIGRRGAEAERIRGDLEKLTGKQIQLNILEVKNPEADAQLVAQGIAEQLSARVAFRRAMRKGLQGAQRAGAKGIRIQVSGRLGGAEMSRSEFYREGRVPLHTLRANIDYGFYEAKTTFGRIGVKVWIYKGDLTAKELAREQANAPKSRRDDRGDRRRAPRNEAPVAEGASA, encoded by the coding sequence ATGGGACAGAAGGTCAACCCGTACGGCTTCCGCCTCGGCATCACCACGGACCACGTGTCGCGCTGGTTCTCCGACTCGACGAAGCCGGGTCAGCGTTACGCCGACTACGTGGCCGAGGACATCAAGATCCGTCGCCTGCTGCAGACGCAGCTCGACCGTGCCGGCGTCTCGAACATCGAGATCGAGCGCACCCGTGACCGCGTCCGCGTCGACATCCACACCGCCCGCCCGGGCATCGTGATCGGTCGTCGTGGTGCAGAGGCCGAGCGCATCCGCGGCGACCTCGAGAAGCTCACGGGCAAGCAGATCCAGCTGAACATCCTCGAGGTCAAGAACCCCGAGGCCGACGCCCAGCTGGTCGCCCAGGGCATCGCCGAGCAGCTCTCGGCTCGTGTGGCGTTCCGCCGCGCGATGCGCAAGGGTCTGCAGGGCGCGCAGCGCGCCGGCGCCAAGGGCATCCGCATCCAGGTCTCGGGCCGTCTCGGCGGCGCCGAGATGAGCCGGTCGGAGTTCTACCGCGAGGGTCGTGTGCCGCTGCACACGCTGCGCGCGAACATCGACTACGGCTTCTACGAGGCCAAGACCACCTTCGGCCGCATCGGCGTGAAGGTGTGGATCTACAAGGGCGACCTCACCGCCAAGGAGCTCGCGCGCGAGCAGGCCAACGCGCCGAAGTCGCGCCGTGACGACCGTGGTGACCGCCGCCGTGCCCCGCGCAACGAGGCACCTGTTGCAGAAGGAGCTTCGGCATAA
- the rplV gene encoding 50S ribosomal protein L22, which yields MVESIARVRHIRVTPQKARRVVALIKGKQAQEALAILKFAQQSASEPIYKLVASAMANAQVKADRDGEYLDEQDLYVKNAYVDEGTTLKRFQPRAQGRAFQIKKRTSHITVVLSTPEAAPAAAGDSNKKASK from the coding sequence ATGGTGGAGTCCATCGCACGCGTGCGACACATCCGCGTGACCCCTCAGAAGGCTCGTCGTGTCGTCGCGCTCATCAAGGGCAAGCAGGCCCAGGAGGCTCTGGCGATCCTGAAGTTCGCTCAGCAGTCCGCCAGTGAGCCGATCTACAAGCTTGTCGCGTCGGCCATGGCCAACGCGCAGGTCAAGGCGGATCGTGACGGCGAGTACCTCGACGAGCAGGACCTGTACGTGAAGAACGCGTACGTGGACGAGGGCACGACGCTCAAGCGTTTCCAGCCCCGTGCACAGGGTCGCGCTTTCCAGATCAAGAAGCGCACGAGCCACATCACGGTCGTGCTCTCGACGCCGGAGGCGGCTCCTGCTGCGGCCGGCGACAGCAACAAGAAGGCGAGCAAGTAA
- the rpsS gene encoding 30S ribosomal protein S19: MPRSLKKGPFVDEHLLRKVVVQNEAGTKNVIKTWSRRSMIIPAMLGHTIAVHDGRKHIPVFVSETMVGHKLGEFAPTRTFRGHEKDDKKGRRR, encoded by the coding sequence ATGCCTCGCAGTCTCAAGAAGGGCCCCTTCGTCGACGAGCACCTGCTTCGCAAGGTGGTCGTGCAGAACGAAGCCGGCACGAAGAACGTCATCAAGACCTGGTCCCGCCGGTCCATGATCATCCCGGCCATGCTGGGTCACACGATCGCGGTCCACGACGGTCGCAAGCACATCCCCGTGTTTGTCTCCGAGACCATGGTCGGTCACAAGCTGGGCGAGTTCGCGCCCACCCGCACCTTCCGCGGCCACGAGAAGGACGACAAGAAGGGCCGCCGCCGCTGA
- the rplB gene encoding 50S ribosomal protein L2 → MAIRKYKPTTPGRRGSSVADFAEITRSTPEKSLLRPISKTGGRNNQGRITTRHIGGGHKRQYRVIDFRRNDKDGVNAKVAHIEYDPNRTARIALLHYFDGEKRYILAPAKLKQGDIVESGPAADIKPGNNLPLKNIPTGTVIHAIELRPGGGAKMARSAGASVRLVAKDGPYAQLRLPSGEIRNVDARCRATIGEVGNAEQSNINWGKAGRMRWKGVRPTVRGVAMNPVDHPHGGGEGKTSGGRHPVSPWGQAEGRTRHANKESDKYIVRRRNAGKKRK, encoded by the coding sequence ATGGCTATTCGCAAGTACAAGCCCACGACCCCGGGCCGTCGCGGCTCGTCGGTGGCTGACTTCGCCGAGATCACCCGATCGACGCCGGAGAAGTCGCTGCTGCGCCCGATCTCGAAGACCGGTGGTCGCAACAACCAGGGCCGCATCACGACCCGTCACATCGGTGGTGGCCACAAGCGCCAGTACCGCGTCATCGACTTCCGTCGCAATGACAAGGACGGCGTGAACGCCAAGGTCGCTCACATCGAGTACGACCCCAACCGCACCGCGCGCATCGCGCTGCTGCACTACTTCGACGGCGAGAAGCGCTACATCCTCGCGCCGGCGAAGCTGAAGCAGGGCGACATCGTCGAGTCCGGCCCCGCGGCGGACATCAAGCCGGGAAACAACCTCCCGCTGAAGAACATCCCCACGGGTACCGTCATCCACGCCATCGAGCTCCGCCCCGGCGGCGGCGCGAAGATGGCGCGCTCGGCCGGTGCGTCGGTCCGCCTCGTCGCCAAGGACGGCCCCTACGCCCAGCTGCGTCTGCCCTCCGGTGAGATCCGCAACGTCGATGCGCGCTGCCGCGCGACCATCGGCGAGGTCGGCAACGCCGAGCAGTCGAACATCAACTGGGGCAAGGCCGGCCGCATGCGCTGGAAGGGCGTCCGCCCGACCGTCCGCGGTGTCGCGATGAACCCGGTCGACCACCCGCACGGTGGTGGTGAGGGCAAGACGTCCGGTGGACGTCACCCCGTCTCCCCGTGGGGTCAGGCCGAGGGCCGCACCCGCCACGCCAACAAGGAAAGCGACAAGTACATCGTGCGTCGTCGCAACGCCGGCAAGAAGCGCAAGTAG
- the rplW gene encoding 50S ribosomal protein L23: MSEQASVLQTALNKDPRDIILKPVVSEKSYGLIDEGKYTFLVDPRASKTEIKLAIEKIFGVKVASVNTINRVGKARRTRFGTGKRKDTKRAIVSLKSGTIDIFTAIG; this comes from the coding sequence ATGAGCGAGCAGGCATCTGTTCTCCAGACGGCCCTGAACAAGGACCCGCGCGACATCATCCTGAAGCCGGTCGTGTCCGAGAAGAGCTACGGCCTGATCGACGAGGGCAAGTACACCTTCCTCGTCGACCCGCGCGCTTCGAAGACCGAGATCAAGCTCGCCATCGAGAAGATCTTCGGCGTCAAGGTCGCGTCCGTCAACACGATCAACCGCGTCGGCAAGGCCCGTCGCACCCGCTTCGGCACCGGTAAGCGCAAGGACACCAAGCGCGCCATCGTGAGCCTGAAGTCGGGCACCATCGACATCTTCACGGCAATCGGCTGA
- the rplD gene encoding 50S ribosomal protein L4, which yields MADSTLALDVLKADGKKAGSVELPAALFDVKTNIPLIHQVVVAQLAAARQGTHSTKRRGEVSGAGRKPFKQKGTGNARQGSIRAPHMTGGGIVHGPKPRDYSQRTPKKMIAAALLGALSDRFRGDRLHAIDTFGTDGAPSTKAAAGFLAQVATSKNVLVVIERGDELALKSIRNLGHVHVLTFDQLNAYDVLVSDDIVFTQAALEGFIASKSGANQEVSA from the coding sequence ATGGCTGACTCCACTCTCGCGCTCGACGTCCTCAAGGCAGACGGCAAGAAGGCAGGCTCCGTCGAGCTTCCCGCCGCGCTGTTCGACGTCAAGACGAACATCCCGCTCATCCACCAGGTCGTCGTCGCGCAGCTCGCGGCGGCTCGCCAGGGCACGCACTCGACCAAGCGTCGTGGCGAGGTCTCGGGCGCCGGCCGCAAGCCCTTCAAGCAGAAGGGCACGGGTAACGCCCGTCAGGGCTCGATCCGCGCGCCGCACATGACCGGCGGTGGCATCGTGCACGGCCCGAAGCCGCGCGACTACTCGCAGCGCACCCCCAAGAAGATGATCGCTGCCGCCCTCCTGGGCGCGCTCAGCGACCGCTTCCGCGGTGACCGTCTGCACGCGATCGACACCTTCGGCACCGACGGCGCGCCGTCGACCAAGGCCGCCGCGGGCTTCCTCGCCCAGGTCGCCACGTCGAAGAACGTCCTCGTGGTCATCGAGCGCGGCGACGAGCTCGCGCTCAAGAGCATCCGCAACCTCGGCCACGTCCACGTGCTGACGTTCGACCAGCTCAACGCCTACGACGTGCTCGTCTCCGACGACATCGTCTTCACCCAGGCCGCGCTCGAGGGCTTCATCGCCTCCAAGTCCGGCGCCAACCAGGAGGTCTCCGCATGA
- the rplC gene encoding 50S ribosomal protein L3: protein MVDINSKVSKGMLGTKLGMTQVWNENGKLVPVTVIELAPNVVTQIRTPEKDGYNAVQIAYGQIDPRKVNKPLSAHFEAAGVTPRRHVTEVRTADAADYTLGQELTVDGTFEAGQLVDVVGTSKGKGTAGVMKRHNFKGVSASHGAHRNHRKPGSIGASSTPSRVFKGMRMAGRMGGERVTVLNLTVHAIDIEKGLMLVKGAVPGARGRIVYVRNAVKGA from the coding sequence ATGGTTGACATCAACTCCAAGGTTTCCAAGGGCATGCTCGGCACCAAGCTCGGCATGACCCAGGTCTGGAACGAGAACGGCAAGCTCGTTCCCGTCACCGTCATCGAGCTCGCGCCGAACGTGGTCACCCAGATCCGTACCCCCGAGAAGGACGGCTACAACGCCGTGCAGATCGCGTACGGTCAGATCGACCCCCGCAAGGTGAACAAGCCCCTCTCGGCTCACTTCGAGGCTGCCGGCGTCACGCCGCGTCGTCACGTGACCGAGGTCCGCACGGCCGACGCCGCCGACTACACCCTGGGCCAGGAGCTCACGGTGGACGGCACGTTCGAGGCCGGCCAGCTCGTCGACGTCGTCGGCACGAGCAAGGGCAAGGGCACCGCCGGTGTCATGAAGCGCCACAACTTCAAGGGCGTCTCGGCATCGCACGGTGCACACCGCAACCACCGCAAGCCCGGCTCCATCGGCGCATCGTCGACCCCGAGCCGCGTCTTCAAGGGCATGCGCATGGCCGGCCGTATGGGTGGCGAGCGCGTGACCGTCCTCAACCTCACGGTGCACGCCATCGACATCGAGAAGGGACTCATGCTCGTCAAGGGCGCCGTCCCCGGTGCTCGCGGCCGCATCGTCTACGTCCGCAACGCAGTGAAGGGTGCCTGA
- the rpsJ gene encoding 30S ribosomal protein S10 — translation MAGQKIRIRLKSYDHEVIDTSARKIVDTVTRAGATVVGPVPLPTEKNVVCVIRSPHKYKDSREHFEMRTHKRLIDIVDPTPKAVDSLMRLDLPADVNIEIKL, via the coding sequence ATGGCGGGACAGAAGATCCGCATTCGCCTGAAGTCGTATGACCACGAGGTCATCGACACGTCCGCACGCAAGATCGTCGACACCGTGACCCGTGCGGGCGCGACCGTCGTCGGACCCGTGCCCCTTCCGACCGAGAAGAACGTCGTGTGCGTCATCCGGTCGCCCCACAAGTACAAGGACAGCCGCGAGCACTTCGAGATGCGCACCCACAAGCGCCTGATCGACATCGTCGACCCGACGCCCAAGGCTGTCGACTCGCTGATGCGTCTCGACCTTCCGGCCGACGTCAACATCGAGATCAAGCTCTGA
- the tuf gene encoding elongation factor Tu gives MAKAKFERTKPHVNIGTIGHVDHGKTTLSAAISKVLADKYPSDTNVQRDFASIDSAPEERQRGITINISHIEYETPKRHYAHVDAPGHADYVKNMITGAAQMDGAILVVAATDGPMAQTREHVLLAKQVGVPYLLVALNKSDAVDDEEILELVELEVRELLSSQGFDGDNAPVVRVSALKALEGDEKWVDAILELMQAVDDSVPDPERDRDKPFLMPVEDVFTITGRGTVVTGRAERGTLAINSEVEIVGLRPTQKTTVTGIEMFHKQLDEAWAGENCGLLLRGTKREDVERGQVIVKPGSVTPHTNFEGTAYILSKDEGGRHNPFYTNYRPQFYFRTTDVTGVISLPEGTEMVMPGDTTDMTVELIQPIAMEEGLGFAIREGGRTVGAGTVTKIIK, from the coding sequence GTGGCTAAGGCCAAGTTCGAGCGGACCAAGCCGCACGTCAACATCGGAACGATCGGTCACGTCGACCACGGCAAGACCACGCTCTCCGCAGCGATCTCGAAGGTGCTTGCTGACAAGTACCCGTCCGACACGAACGTGCAGCGCGACTTCGCTTCCATCGACTCGGCGCCGGAAGAGCGCCAGCGCGGTATCACGATCAACATCTCGCACATCGAGTACGAGACCCCGAAGCGCCACTACGCCCACGTTGACGCCCCCGGCCACGCCGACTACGTCAAGAACATGATCACGGGTGCGGCGCAGATGGACGGCGCGATCCTCGTCGTCGCGGCCACCGACGGCCCGATGGCGCAGACGCGCGAGCACGTTCTGCTCGCCAAGCAGGTCGGCGTCCCCTACCTGCTCGTCGCGCTGAACAAGTCCGACGCGGTCGACGACGAGGAGATCCTGGAGCTCGTCGAGCTCGAGGTTCGCGAGCTGCTCTCGAGCCAGGGCTTCGACGGCGACAACGCTCCCGTCGTCCGTGTCTCCGCTCTCAAGGCCCTCGAGGGCGACGAGAAGTGGGTCGACGCGATCCTCGAGCTCATGCAGGCTGTCGACGACAGCGTTCCGGACCCGGAGCGTGACCGTGACAAGCCGTTCCTCATGCCCGTCGAGGACGTCTTCACGATCACCGGTCGTGGCACCGTCGTCACGGGTCGTGCCGAGCGTGGCACCCTGGCCATCAACTCCGAGGTCGAGATCGTGGGTCTGCGCCCGACGCAGAAGACGACCGTCACCGGTATCGAGATGTTCCACAAGCAGCTCGACGAGGCATGGGCCGGCGAGAACTGTGGTCTGCTCCTCCGCGGCACCAAGCGCGAGGACGTGGAGCGCGGCCAGGTCATCGTGAAGCCGGGTTCGGTCACGCCGCACACCAACTTCGAGGGCACGGCCTACATCCTGTCCAAGGACGAGGGTGGCCGCCACAACCCCTTCTACACGAACTACCGTCCGCAGTTCTACTTCCGCACCACGGACGTCACCGGCGTCATCTCGCTGCCCGAGGGCACCGAGATGGTCATGCCCGGCGACACCACCGACATGACGGTCGAGCTGATCCAGCCGATCGCCATGGAGGAGGGCCTCGGCTTCGCCATCCGTGAGGGTGGTCGTACGGTCGGCGCCGGTACGGTGACGAAGATCATCAAGTAA
- the fusA gene encoding elongation factor G — protein sequence MAQDVLTDLSKVRNIGIMAHIDAGKTTTTERILFYTGVNHKLGETHDGASTTDWMEQEKERGITITSAAVTCFWNKNQINIIDTPGHVDFTVEVERSLRVLDGAVAVFDGKEGVEPQSETVWRQADKYNVPRICFVNKMDKLGADFYFTVDTIINRLGAKPLVLQLPIGAENDFVGVIDLVEMRALVWPGDAKGDVTMGASYEVQEIPADLKDKAEDYRQQLLETVAETDEELLEKFFGGEELTVAEIKGAIRKMVVASEIYPVLCGSAFKNRGVQPMLDAVVDYLPSPLDVPAIEAHDPKDEEKIIERHPDAKDPFAALAFKVAVHPFFGRLTYVRVYSGELESGAQVINSTKGKKERIGKIFQMHANKENPVDKLTAGNIYAVIGLKDTTTGDTLADIAQPVVLESMTFPEPVIEVAIEPKTKADQEKLGLAIQKLAEEDPTFRTELNPETGQTTIKGMGELHLDILVDRMKREFRVEANVGKPQVAYRETIRKAVEKHDYTHKKQTGGSGQFAKIQFNIEPLELDGEKTYEFVNAVTGGRIPREYIGSIDAGFQDAMNVGVLAGYPMVGVKATIVDGAAHDVDSSEMAFKIAGSMGFKEAARRANPVLLEPLMAVEVRTPEEYMGDVIGDLNSRRGQIQSMEDAAGVKVVRAAVPLSEMFGYIGDLRSKTSGRAVYSMEFDSYAEVPRAVADEIVQKAKGE from the coding sequence GTGGCACAAGACGTGCTCACGGACCTGAGCAAGGTCCGCAACATCGGCATCATGGCGCACATCGATGCCGGCAAGACCACGACGACCGAGCGCATCCTGTTCTACACGGGCGTCAACCACAAGCTCGGCGAAACGCACGACGGTGCGTCGACCACCGACTGGATGGAGCAGGAGAAGGAGCGCGGCATCACGATCACGTCTGCCGCCGTGACCTGCTTCTGGAACAAGAACCAGATCAACATCATCGACACCCCCGGTCACGTGGACTTCACGGTCGAGGTGGAGCGTTCGCTCCGCGTCCTCGACGGTGCGGTCGCCGTGTTCGACGGCAAGGAGGGCGTCGAGCCCCAGTCCGAGACCGTGTGGCGTCAGGCCGACAAGTACAACGTGCCCCGCATCTGCTTCGTCAACAAGATGGACAAGCTCGGCGCGGACTTCTACTTCACGGTCGACACGATCATCAACCGCCTCGGCGCCAAGCCGCTGGTGCTGCAGCTCCCGATCGGTGCCGAGAACGACTTCGTCGGCGTCATCGACCTCGTCGAGATGCGTGCTCTGGTGTGGCCCGGCGATGCCAAGGGCGACGTGACCATGGGCGCCTCCTACGAGGTGCAGGAGATCCCGGCCGACCTCAAGGACAAGGCCGAGGACTACCGCCAGCAGCTGCTGGAGACGGTCGCCGAGACCGACGAGGAGCTTCTCGAGAAGTTCTTCGGCGGCGAGGAGCTCACCGTCGCGGAGATCAAGGGCGCCATCCGCAAGATGGTCGTCGCCAGCGAGATCTACCCGGTCCTCTGCGGCTCCGCCTTCAAGAACCGCGGTGTGCAGCCGATGCTGGACGCGGTCGTCGACTACCTCCCGTCCCCGCTGGACGTGCCCGCCATCGAGGCGCACGACCCGAAGGACGAGGAGAAGATCATCGAGCGTCACCCCGACGCGAAGGACCCGTTCGCGGCCCTGGCCTTCAAGGTCGCCGTGCACCCGTTCTTCGGTCGTCTGACGTACGTGCGCGTCTACTCGGGCGAGCTCGAGTCGGGCGCCCAGGTCATCAACTCGACCAAGGGCAAGAAGGAGCGCATCGGGAAGATCTTCCAGATGCACGCCAACAAGGAGAACCCGGTCGACAAGCTGACCGCCGGCAACATCTACGCCGTCATCGGCCTGAAGGACACCACCACCGGTGACACCCTCGCCGACATCGCGCAGCCGGTCGTCCTCGAGTCGATGACGTTCCCGGAGCCGGTGATCGAGGTCGCGATCGAGCCGAAGACCAAGGCCGACCAGGAGAAGCTGGGTCTCGCGATCCAGAAGCTCGCTGAGGAGGACCCGACCTTCCGCACGGAGCTCAACCCGGAGACCGGTCAGACGACCATCAAGGGCATGGGCGAGCTGCACCTCGACATCCTCGTGGACCGCATGAAGCGCGAGTTCCGCGTCGAGGCGAACGTCGGCAAGCCGCAGGTCGCGTACCGCGAGACGATCCGCAAGGCCGTCGAGAAGCACGACTACACGCACAAGAAGCAGACCGGTGGATCGGGCCAGTTCGCCAAGATCCAGTTCAACATCGAGCCGCTCGAGCTCGACGGCGAGAAGACGTACGAGTTCGTGAACGCGGTCACCGGTGGCCGCATCCCGCGCGAGTACATCGGCTCGATCGACGCCGGTTTCCAGGACGCCATGAACGTCGGTGTCCTCGCGGGCTACCCGATGGTGGGCGTCAAGGCGACCATCGTCGATGGTGCAGCGCACGACGTCGACTCCTCGGAGATGGCGTTCAAGATCGCGGGCTCCATGGGCTTCAAGGAGGCCGCGCGTCGTGCCAACCCCGTGCTGCTCGAGCCGCTGATGGCCGTCGAGGTCCGTACTCCGGAGGAGTACATGGGCGACGTCATCGGCGACCTGAACTCGCGTCGTGGCCAGATCCAGTCGATGGAGGACGCCGCCGGCGTCAAGGTCGTGCGCGCCGCGGTGCCGCTGTCCGAGATGTTCGGCTACATCGGCGACCTGCGCTCGAAGACCTCGGGCCGTGCCGTCTACTCCATGGAGTTCGACAGCTACGCCGAGGTCCCGCGCGCGGTGGCCGACGAGATCGTCCAGAAGGCCAAGGGCGAGTAA